In a genomic window of Glycine max cultivar Williams 82 chromosome 13, Glycine_max_v4.0, whole genome shotgun sequence:
- the LOC100814541 gene encoding guanylate kinase 3, chloroplastic, protein MWTSSSIYSECSMLRRLLCTSLPRLPLKPQSSSLTILNSSLTQNQKQKQKPLSSHTIKSFSTSKMGDAPRPLSVPIPTLEKAERSDLLRALEASMGSPFSSEPLSPNPNSLIIVISGPSGVGKDALIARLRDNSRLALHFVVTVTTRPRRPAEVDGKDYIFVSKEEFLGMVEREELLEYALVYGDYKGVPKQQIRECLAKGCDVVLRVDIQGAATLKKVLGKSAVFVFVAAESEMALVERLVDRKTETVESLLVRIGTAREEMKHVKNFDYVVVNAKGKLDNAVKLMESIIDAEKARVSQRTPLL, encoded by the coding sequence ATGTGGACGAGCAGTAGTATTTACAGCGAGTGTTCCATGCTCCGCAGGCTCCTCTGCACTTCTCTTCCCCGTCTTCCACTAAAACCACAATCTTCCTCCTTAACCATTCTCAACTCCTCACTCACccaaaatcaaaaacaaaaacagaaacccTTATCTTCCCACACCATCAAATCCTTCTCCACTTCCAAAATGGGGGACGCGCCAAGACCCTTATCCGTTCCAATCCCCACTTTGGAAAAAGCAGAACGCTCCGACCTTCTCCGCGCCCTAGAAGCTTCCATGGGTTCCCCTTTCAGCTCGGAGCCTCTCTCCCCAAACCCTAACTCTCTCATCATCGTCATCAGCGGTCCCAGCGGCGTCGGCAAGGACGCCCTCATCGCGCGCCTCCGCGACAACTCCCGCCTCGCCCTCCACTTCGTCGTCACCGTCACCACCCGCCCCCGCCGCCCCGCCGAGGTCGACGGGAAAGACTACATCTTCGTATCCAAGGAAGAGTTTCTCGGGATGGTGGAGCGGGAGGAGCTGCTGGAGTATGCACTGGTCTACGGTGACTACAAGGGGGTCCCGAAGCAGCAGATTCGGGAGTGTCTCGCGAAGGGCTGCGACGTCGTTCTGAGGGTGGATATTCAGGGGGCTGCCACGCTGAAGAAGGTGCTCGGGAAGTCGGcggtgtttgtgtttgtggcGGCGGAGAGCGAGATGGCGTTGGTAGAGAGGCTCGTGGACCGGAAGACGGAGACCGTGGAGTCGTTGTTGGTGAGGATTGGTACTGCCAGGGAGGAGATGAAGCATGTTAAGAATTTTGATTATGTTGTGGTCAATGCTAAAGGGAAGCTTGATAATGCGGTCAAGTTGATGGAGTCTATTATTGATGCTGAGAAAGCTAGGGTTTCTCAGAGGACTCCTCTTTTGTAA
- the LOC100815064 gene encoding uncharacterized protein codes for MDRRLSVKIEGEGSVHIQVAELHRLSETSKTSTMFEPRGLSSIEKRDSDAADNYSFSSATARAPEKKLTLFALRLAVLEKAATSLGTLGFIWATVVLLGGFAITLDKTDFWFITIILLIEGTRIFSRSHELEWQHQATWSITEVGINSFRMLRSSPNLLLQSIKSLFRPIVIKKQRRDMVEANVTPRHSDNHNTISIRTPTRMWISSDVPLLPYARWFFLSRHISKLLYWLQLFSAMACVVLSSMKLIKHNYGEVAKGDTDKRNRESALNIFYALALAEALLFLMEKAYWEWKISYCKLLDEVNKECGLGPSGMVSIRRFFYDSYSRCVNGSIFDGLKMDIVCFAMDLLASNSPDEQLIGGRILRQFAVSERFSDDTLQKLGISISVVERLVEMLNWTDHKEEEIRLSAAEILSALAGKKQNSLRIAGIPGAMESISSLLQTNRNCIHAADEIGEKKLIFDHPNYGYWTFNHLGLLILKKLARDHDNCGKIGNTRGLLPKIIDFTHAEEGLLKNENVTPSQILTVKRSLQLVKMLTSTTGTYGKHLRREISEIVFTISNIRDILRHGEKHPLLQKLSIEILTSLALEEEATERIGGTGGVLKELFNIFFKDCIAENQKDVTTVAGEALAMLALESKNNCHRILKLKVLERLIEALKFPLLRVNAARILRNLCTYSGSEGFKQLMGVTAAAPTVLQAIMSQENKLQEVMIGLAASVFTFMTSSESSTVFEESGITEAELANKLIHILKKHRYPPTKVPRIRRFVIELAIWMMKEREENIHTFKDLGMEEVLEGVLETTSELESFNVFSGTVGLNRHNLTIHSLVETALKLLEDR; via the exons ATGGATCGTAGACTTTCTGTGAAAATAGAAGGAGAGGGAAGTGTTCATATACAAGTTGCTGAACTCCACAGGCTAAGCGAGACAAGCAAAACCAGCACAATGTTTGAGCCTCGTGGACTCAGCAGCATTGAGAAGAGAGACAGTGATGCAGCTGATAACTACTCTTTCTCTTCAGCAACGGCTAGAGCACCAGAAAAGAAGCTGACCCTCTTCGCTCTTCGTCTTGCGGTGCTTGAAAAAGCAGCCACTAGCCTTGGAACTCTTGGTTTCATATGGGCAACCGTTGTCCTTCTTGGCGGTTTTGCCATCACTTTGGACAAAACCGATTTCTGGTTCATCACCATCATACTGTTGATTGAAGGGACAAGGATTTTCAGTAGGAGCCATGAGCTTGAGTGGCAGCATCAAGCCACATGGTCTATAACTGAAGTTGGAATCAACAGTTTCAGGATGCTAAGGTCCTCCCCAAACTTGCTTCTTCAAAGTATCAAGAGCCTTTTCAGGCCAATTGTaatcaagaagcaaaggagagACATGGTGGAGGCTAATGTTACCCCGAGGCATAGTGATAATCATAATACCATTAGCATAAGGACACCAACTCGCATGTGGATTAGTTCAGATGTTCCACTTCTTCCATATGCTAGATGGTTTTTCCTTTCAAGGCATATCAGCAAGCTTTTGTATTGGCTTCAGCTTTTTTCGGCCATGGCTTGTGTGGTTCTTTCGTCGATGAAGCTCATCAAGCATAATTATGGGGAGGTTGCCAAGGGAGACACTGACAAGAGGAACCGCGAGTCAGCTTTGAATATCTTCTATGCATTGGCTTTGGCTGAGGCTTTGCTTTTCTTGATGGAAAAGGCTTACTGGGAATGGAAGATCAGCTACTGCAAACTGTTGGATGAGGTTAACAAGGAGTGTGGGTTGGGGCCATCGGGGATGGTGTCGATTAGAAGGTTCTTTTATGATTCCTATTCTAGGTGTGTCAATGGGAGCATATTTGATGGGTTGAAAATGGACATTGTCTGTTTTGCTATGGATCTCTTGGCGTCAAACTCACCCGATGAGCAGCTCATCGGAGGAAGAATTCTTCGCCAATTTGCGGTGAGTGAACGGTTTTCTGATGATACCCTTCAGAAGCTTGGAATTTCCATTTCTGTAGTGGAGAGGCTAGTTGAGATGTTGAATTGGACAGACCACAAGGAGGAAGAGATTAGGCTCTCAGCTGCAGAGATTTTATCAGCACTAGCTGGCAAGAAGCAGAATTCTCTCCGCATAGCTGGGATACCAGGCGCTATGGAATCGATATCATCTCTTCTCCAAACTAACAGGAATTGCATACATGCAGCTGATGAAATTGGAGAAAAGAAACTCATATTTGATCATCCCAATTATGGCTACTGGACATTTAACCATTTGGGACTCCTCATTCTGAAGAAACTTGCCCGTGATCACGACAACTGTGGAAAGATTGGAAACACAAGAGGCCTGCTCCCAAAGATCATAGACTTCACACATGCTGAAGAGGGGTTGTTGAAGAATGAGAATGTTACACCATCTCAAATTCTGACGGTGAAGAGATCTCTGCAGCTGGTGAAGATGTTGACTAGCACAACAGGCACCTATGGGAAACATCTTCGAAGGGAGATTTCGGAGATAGTTTTCACAATAAGCAACATTAGAGATATTCTAAGGCATGGAGAGAAACACCCCTTGTTACAGAAACTGAGCATAGAAATTTTAACCAGTCTGGCATTGGAAGAGGAGGcaacagaaaggattggaggCACAGGTGGAGTACTTAAAGAAttgtttaacatatttttcaaaGATTGCATTGCTGAAAATCAGAAAGATGTAACCACTGTTGCTGGGGAGGCCCTAGCAATGCTGGCATTGGAAAGCAAGAACAACTGTCATAGGATTTTGAAGTTGAAAGTTTTGGAAAGGCTGATAGAGGCATTGAAATTTCCACTGCTTCGTGTCAATGCCGCTAGAATTCTAAGAAATTTATGCACCTACAGTGGATCAGAAGGCTTCAAACAGTTAATGGGGGTTACAGCTGCAGCACCCACA GTGCTTCAGGCAATCATGTCACAAGAAAACAAGCTCCAAGAAGTGATGATTGGACTAGCGGCAAGTGTTTTCACATTCATGACTTCCTCTGAATCAAGCACTGTATTTGAAGAATCTGGGATCACTGAGGCTGAACTGGCAAATAAATTAATCCATATTCTCAAGAAACACCGATATCCTCCAACTAAGGTCCCGAGGATAAGGAGGTTTGTGATAGAGCTGGCAATTTGGatgatgaaagaaagagaagaaaacattCATACTTTCAAGGATTTGGGAATGGAGGAGGTGCTGGAAGGTGTCTTAGAGACCACTTCAGAGCTTGAAAGCTTTAATGTTTTCTCTGGTACCGTGGGACTGAACCGGCACAATCTAACAATTCACTCACTGGTTGAGACAGCATTGAAGTTGCTGGAAGATAGGTAA
- the LOC102667962 gene encoding elongation factor Tu, mitochondrial produces the protein MASVAFRNLNSKRFLFSLHFTNANYHSLSRGTCTVISQNCNNAPPLELVSLRRSLATFARTKPHLNVGTIGHVDHGKTTLTAAITKVLAEEGKAKAIAFEDIDKAPEEKKRGITIATAHVEYETAKRHYAHVDCPGHADYVKNMITGAAQMDGGILVVSAPDGPMPQTKEHILLARQVGVPSLVCFLNKVDAVDDPELLELVEMELRELLNFYKFPGDDIPIVRGSALAALQGTNEELGKKAILKLMDAVDEYISDPVRQLDKPFLMPVEDVFSIQGRGTVVTGRVEQGTIKVGEEVEVLGLTQSGPLKTTVTGVEMFKKILDRGEAGDNVGLLLRGLKRDDVQRGMVVTKPGAFKTYKKFEAEIYVLSKDEGGRHTAFFSNYKPQFYLRTADVTGKVELPESVKMVMPGDNVTATFELISPVPLEIGQRFALREGGRTVGAGVVSKVMA, from the exons ATGGCTTCCGTTGCATTCAGAAACCTAAATTCTAAGcgcttccttttctctttgcaTTTCACAAATGCTAATTACCATTCACTCTCTCGTGGAACTTGCACCGTCATATCCCAAAACTGCAATAATGCACCTCCTTTGGAGCTCGTTTCTCTACGGAGATCCTTAGCCACTTTCGCTCGAAC AAAGCCCCATCTTAACGTGGGCACAATTGGGCATGTTGATCATGGGAAAACCACACTGACTGCTGCAATTACCAAG GTGCTAGCTGAAGAAGGTAAAGCTAAGGCCATTGCCTTTGAGGACATAGACAAGGCTCCCGAGGAGAAGAAGAGAGGGATTACTATTGCGACT GCTCATGTAGAGTACGAGACAGCAAAGAGGCACTATGCCCATGTTGATTGCCCAGGACATGCAGACTATGTTAAG AACATGATAACTGGAGCTGCACAAATGGATGGTGGAATTCTTGTCGTTTCTGCTCCTGATGGGCCAATGCCTCAAACAAAGGAACATATACTGCTTGCTCGTCAG GTTGGTGTGCCATCATTGGTCTGCTTTCTAAATAAGGTTGATGCTGTTGATGATCCAGAGTTGCTTGAACTTGTGGAAATGGAGCTTCGTG AACTGCTTAATTTCTACAAATTTCCTGGGGATGATATTCCAATTGTACGAGGTTCTGCTCTGGCTGCATTGCAGGGAACTAATGAAGAACTTGGAAAGAAGGCTATCTTAAAACTAATGGATGCTGTGGATGAATACATTTCGGATCCTGTGCGGCAACTTGACAAACCTTTCTTAATGCCAGTAGAAGATGTTTTCTCAATTCAG GGGCGTGGAACTGTTGTGACTGGTCGTGTTGAACAAGGCACCATCAAAGTAGGTGAGGAGGTTGAAGTATTGGGACTAACACAG AGTGGACCTTTGAAGACTACTGTAACTGGTGTGGAAATGTTCAAGAAAATTTTGGATCGAGGGGAA GCTGGTGATAATGTGGGACTTCTTCTACGTGGTCTGAAGCGCGATGATGTACAGAGAGGAATG GTCGTGACCAAGCCTGGTGCATTTAAAACATATAAGAAGTTTGAAGCAGAGATTTATGTTCTCTCAAAAGATGAAGGTGGCCGTCATACTgcttttttctctaattataaGCCACAGTTTTACTTGAGGACTGCAGATGTTACCGGAAAGGTGGAATTACCGGAAAGTGTTAAGATGGTTATGCCTGGTGATAATGTGACTGCTACTTTTGAGCTGATATCACCTGTTCCTCTTGAAATAG gACAAAGATTTGCTTTGAGAGAGGGAGGCAGAACAGTTGGTGCAGGAGTTGTTTCCAAAGTGATGGCCTAG